The region CCACAATAACCGCAACGGTCAGACGTTTCAATTCCCCGACGGGGGCTACGATATTTTCTTCCTGCTTGTCGATCTCGAAGTTGGTGGTCCGGGATTCGCGGGTGGAGTCCTGCGTGGTCTGGGTGCCGGTGAAGCCGTCTCCGCGGAAGTTGGTGTCGGGCGCGCCGCCAGCAAGGTTGGCTGCGCCGTTGGTTGTCTCTTCACTCCGGGTTTCGGAACGGACTACGGCGCTGTTGGGGTCAAAGGACTCCTTGCGCAGGGTACGCTGGCTGAAATCGAGGTCCGCGTTGACCCGGGCGATGACCTTTTCCGGACCCACGGCCGGTCCGAGCAGTTCGAGGATGCGGCGTTGCAGCTTGCCTTCAACGTCGGCCTTGTGCTCGAGCTGTGCATTGGACATGGCCAGACCGGTGGATTCGTCCTCCGGGGTGTAGAGGGGATGTCCCTTCATGTCCGTGACAGTGATGTTCTTGGGCTCGAGTCCTTCCACGGCCATGGACACCAGATTGACGATGCCCTGAACCTCGTCGGGTTCCAGCTTGCCGTCACCCTTGAGTTGCAGGACGATGGACGCGGACGGCGGGATCTGGTCCTCGATGAACAGGGACTTCTGGGGGATGACCAGATGCACCCTGGCCTTGTCCACGATGGGAAATTCGGTGATGGTGCGGGCCAGTTCGCCCTGGAGCGCCCGCTGGTAGTTGACGTGCTGGACAAAGTCGGTCTGGCCGATCTGTACCTCGTCGAAGATTTCAAAGCCGATGCCCTGGCCGTGGAGGTTGCCCTCGCCGGCAACCTTGAGGCGCAGTTCGTAGACCCGGTCGGCCGGGACCATGATGGTCGTGCCGTTGTTCTCGAGCTTGTAGTCCTCTTTCTGAGCCTGGAGCATGCCCACAACCCTGGACGCGTCCTCGGGATAGAGGTTGGTCATCAGGACCCGGTAGTCCGGCTTGTTCATCCAGTAGATCATCAGCGCGAAAGAGATGATCACGGCGGCGGTCAATCCTCCGATGAGAATGCGCTGAGACACGGTGCGGTCGGTCCAAAGCCCTTGCAGTTTGGTCCAGTATTCGTTGACGAACGGCGGCATCTTTTATTTCTCCAGCTTGCGTTGGCGGTAAAATCCGGTTGCAGCGACGCCTAGAAGGGCATCTGCATTACTTCCTTGTACGCGGTCATGATCTTGGCGCGGACGGCGCCGGTCATCTGCATGGCCATGCCCGCCTTCTGCATTGCGATCATCAACTCGTGCACGTTCTGGGTCTTGCCGGAGGCAAATTCCTCGATCATCGTCTCCTTGGTCTCCTGGAGGTCATTGACCTTGACCAGCGAGGACGTCAGGGTGTCCTTGAAGCTCGTTACGGGCGCCTGAGGCGTTTTGAGGCTCTCGGCGACCTTGGTGTCCACCGTGCGGCGGCGGATGTCCATGGCGTTCTGGTATGCATTGAATGCGACGCTTTTGACGACCATTTGCTTTCTCCCTTTTCTACTGACCGATGGTCAGAGCCTTCTGAAACATGCGCTTGGCGCTCTCGATGGTCTGGACATTGGACTCGTAGCCGCGCATGGCCTGCATCATGTTGGCCATTTCCTCGACGACGTTGATGTCCGGGTAAAAGACGTATCCCTGGTCGTTGGCGTCGGGGTGGTTCGGGTCGTAGACCTGCTTGAACGGGCGTTCATCGCGGATCACGCCGAGCACCTTGACGCCTTCCAGGTTGCGGTTGAGCTGGTCCTGCATGGCCTGGTCGAACGGCGAGTACACCGGCGTGGCCTCGAAGGAGACGGATTTGCGCTGGTAGGGGCCGCCCGCCGCGGTCTTGGTGGTCCGGATGTTGGCCATGTTCATGGAGATGACGTTCAGCTGCGCACGCTGGGCCGAGAGCCCGGACGCACCGATGTCGAGGGCTGTCATGATATCCATTTATTTGCTCCCGTCCTGAATGACCTTGCCCATGCCGTCGAAGCTCTTTTTGATGACCGAGGCCAGAGCGTTGTACATCATGGTGTTCTTGGTGTTGGTGGCCATTTCCTTTTCCAGGTTGACCTCATCCTGACCGTAGATCTCACGTGCCCGGAAATCGTCCAGGCCCTGGCCCTTGAATCCGTCGGGATCGAAGGTGGAGGGCAGGTGGTCCTGCTTGGTGCGGGTCATCTTGCCCAGCGCGTCCTGGTTCAGGGCGGCCTGGAGCTGGCCCTCGAATTCGAGGCGGCGGGCACGGTATCCCGGCGTGTTCACGTTGGCGATGTTGCCCGTGACAATATTTTGACGTTGCAGGCGCAGGTCCATGACCTTCGCCGTCAAGTTGAGGTGATGCTCGAAAAGTCCTCGCATTCCTTGCTCCTCCTGCATTCTCGTGTCGTTTCAAGGGCCGGCGGAGGCATGTTTTTCCGCCGTGTCCGCAGGAGACTTAGCAACTCCCGTTCCAAACAAATAACAGCTTGAAATAAAACGATATTTGGTAATAATGCCCGAACTGGCGTCAGACTCCCGGTTGTCTCGCATGAGGCCGCGCGGGGGGAACCAGGCGTAAAAAACAGGGTAGATTCTTCCACTCAAGCCGGTCTTCTTCCTGTTGCAGCCTGTGGTTGACTCTGGGCGTGTCGTAGAAATATAGTTTTAATTCAGCATGTTGTAGGAGCGATACCCGCCGGGCAAAAACCGCAGCAGCGTTCCTTGGCACATTGATTGCTAGATCGCTTTCGGCCGACTCGGCCAAGGAGATCTTTTCAGCCCGCTTGACGTGCAAAGGAGAAATGGAGGGGAATTATGAGTGGTCATCTGGATTACGAAATCAACAAGGAACTCGGCGAATGCTACCTGTTCATGGGTGAGCTGGACAAGGCCGAGGAGTACTACAAGAAGGCCGTCAGCTCCAACGGTGTCCACCCGGACCCGTACCTCGGGCTGGCCACCGTCGCCGTTCAGCGCGGCGATCTGGAAGACGCCGAACTGATGTACAAGAAGGCCCACAAGATCGAGCCTTCGGACAAAAGTCTTTCCGGGATTGCGCTCATCCGCATGGAGAACAACGACAGGGAAAAGGCTTTTTCCCTGTTTGTCGAAGCCATCGAGATGAATCCCGAAAACATGGTCGCCCTGTTCAGCCTGATCAGGCTCGGCCATGAACTGGAACGCATCGGCGAAATCATTCCGCACCTCGAGAATTACCTCGAAATCGATCCGGCCAAGCACGAAGTGCGCTACTCCCTGGCCGGATGCCTCGCCTGTGTCGGGCAGAAGGACGTGGCAGTCACCCAACTCGAAACGATCCTGGAAAAGGATCCCGAGAACGGACCTGCCAAGGAAATGCTCGAACAGTTCCGGTCCTGATAACGGTCTCCCCTCCCCGTTGATTTCCCGTCCCGCACCCCTTGCGGAGGCGGGGCGGGAAATCAGCCTTGAGACCCGTCATGCGGCCGGTCCGCAGCAGATGCGACAGCCTTCAACTGGGAAGGTTGCGCGGGTCTTGCCGTTTCCGACTGCGCCCGGACGGACTCATCTCTTTCATACATATCCTTAAACTTGTATCCCTTACGGTTTTCGCCGGTTCGCGTTCGCGCGCAGTTGACCCACCGCGGCGGATCGGCGGCAGGATATTGTCCGGTTAGCTCCCTGTTTTCCCATGCTTTTGGATTTCGGTCCCAAGCCCGTTTTGCACACCTGTGGAAAACAAGCGGGCAATCCCTCCGGTTTTCGCCGGAAACCGTGACCATCCGCGCCTTGCGTTTGGGCGGCAAATCTGGCACAGGCACTCAAAACATCAAGTGAGGTTGCGATGAATCTGTTGCCTGTTAAAAGAGCCATACTCTCTGTTACCGACAAAACCGGCCTGGCCGAGTTCGGCAAATTCCTGGTGGAAAGGGATTGCGAACTGGTGTCCACCGGAGGAACCAAGAAGATGCTGAAGGAAGCCGGACTGCCGGTCACCTCGGTGTCCGACGTCACGGATTTCCCCGAAATCCTGGGGGGCCGGGTCAAGACCCTGCATCCGCATATCCACGGGGGCATTCTGGCCGACAAGGACGACGAGGCGCACATGGAGACCCTGCGCGACTTCGGCATCGAGCCCTTCGATCTGGTCTGTGTCAATCTGTACAATTTTGCCGACGCGGTGGCCAAGGGGTTGGACCTCAAGGCTGCGGTGGAGCAGATCGACATCGGCGGCCCGACCATGCTTCGGGCAACGGCCAAGAACTTCCACTCCATCTGTGTTGTTCCCGATCCCAAGTACTACGAGACCGTGGTAAAGGAGATCGAGGAGCACGGCGGTCTGACCCTCGAGTTCCGTAAGGAAATGGCCACGCTGACTTTCAAGCTGACCAGCGAATACGACGCCATGATTACGAAATACCTCAGCGAGAACGACGCTTAACAGTCGTCTTTCGCCCGCCGCGCGGCGTCAGGGGGATTGCCGCGCGGCCCAAGAGGGTGCATAGTTGAATCACTCCGATCAGGGAGTTGGGATCCGAGGTCCCAACTCCCTGATCGACAATGAACTTCCAAATATTTTTGCTGCGGCGGCTTCCCCCGGGACCTGTCGCGGATACGTCTTATCCAGGAGCGCAATCATAGCCCAGAAGCCCAAGGGCAACCTGCAAGGGTTGAAGCCCAGCCAGATCAAACGACTGTCCCGCCTGTACCAACGCCAGTTTCCGGTTGATACGGTATATGCCAACGAACAGGCTAGAGAACTGGCCGAACTCTCCGAGGACACCGGCCGCCAGCTCGGCCTGCTCATCGACCGCCAGGGCAAGGTGGCCATGGTGCTGGTCGGCGACAACCGGTCCATCTACATCCCCGAGCTGCCGCGTGCGCGCATGAGTTCCGGCCGCCTGCGCGGCCTGCGCCTGCTGCACACCCACCTGGCCGAAGAAAGCCTCAGCCAGGAGGACCTCATGGACATGGTCTTCCTGCGACTGGATTCCGTGGCCGCACTGACCGTGAGCGAGGGGTTCCCTGTTTCGGTGGAGGCCGCGCATCTGCTGCCTCCCAACCCGGGTGAGAAGAGCTACGAACTCTTTGCGCCCGTTCGCTGGGATCGCTTTGATCACGACCTGGGGGCCATCACCACGGCCATCGAGGACGAATTCGGCCGTCAGGCGGACGGGCAGGGCCTGGGCTCGGACGAGGACCGCGCTCTGCTGGTCAGTGTGGACGAGACCCCGCGCCCTGTGCAGGAGCTTTCCCTTGAGGAACTGGCCGAACTGGCCGACACGGCCGGCCTGATCGCGGCCGGGACCATGATCCAGCGCGTGCGCCAGAAAAACCCCAAGTTCATCATGGGCAAGGGCAAGCTGGCCGACCTCGAGGTCCGGGCTCTGCAGGCCAACGCTTCGATCATCATCTTCGACCAGGAATTGTCGCCCACCCAGATGCGCAACCTGGCCGAGATCACCGAGCGCAAGATTCTGGACCGTACCCAGCTCATTCTGGACATCTTCGCCCAACACGCCACAAGCAAATCCGGCAAGCTCCAGGTGGAAATGGCCCAGCTCAAGTACACCCTTCCCAGACTGGTGGGTAAGAACCGGGCCATGTCCCGGCTCATGGGCGGCATCGGTGGGCGTGGCCCCGGCGAAACCAAGCTCGAGATCGATCGTCGCCGGGCCAACGATCGGCTGACCCGGCTCAAGGCCGAACTGAAGCAGGTCCGCAGGCACCGCTCCCAGACCCGTGAGCGCCGCGCCAAGGCCGGGCTGCCCATCGTTTCGCTGGTGGGTTACACCAACGCGGG is a window of uncultured Pseudodesulfovibrio sp. DNA encoding:
- the hflX gene encoding GTPase HflX, with product MKPSQIKRLSRLYQRQFPVDTVYANEQARELAELSEDTGRQLGLLIDRQGKVAMVLVGDNRSIYIPELPRARMSSGRLRGLRLLHTHLAEESLSQEDLMDMVFLRLDSVAALTVSEGFPVSVEAAHLLPPNPGEKSYELFAPVRWDRFDHDLGAITTAIEDEFGRQADGQGLGSDEDRALLVSVDETPRPVQELSLEELAELADTAGLIAAGTMIQRVRQKNPKFIMGKGKLADLEVRALQANASIIIFDQELSPTQMRNLAEITERKILDRTQLILDIFAQHATSKSGKLQVEMAQLKYTLPRLVGKNRAMSRLMGGIGGRGPGETKLEIDRRRANDRLTRLKAELKQVRRHRSQTRERRAKAGLPIVSLVGYTNAGKSTLLNTLTQSKVLAEDKLFATLDPTSRRIRFPEEREVVLTDTVGFIRRLPPDLKEAFQATLEELDSADLLVLVCDASHPEVEEQVEAVRTILDEMELGEIPSILVLNKWDKLDEEGRAAMRNIYPEGITAVAVDRPSLEPVVEAILQNIPWEKQGT
- the fliE gene encoding flagellar hook-basal body complex protein FliE, with protein sequence MVVKSVAFNAYQNAMDIRRRTVDTKVAESLKTPQAPVTSFKDTLTSSLVKVNDLQETKETMIEEFASGKTQNVHELMIAMQKAGMAMQMTGAVRAKIMTAYKEVMQMPF
- a CDS encoding IMP cyclohydrolase; this encodes MNLLPVKRAILSVTDKTGLAEFGKFLVERDCELVSTGGTKKMLKEAGLPVTSVSDVTDFPEILGGRVKTLHPHIHGGILADKDDEAHMETLRDFGIEPFDLVCVNLYNFADAVAKGLDLKAAVEQIDIGGPTMLRATAKNFHSICVVPDPKYYETVVKEIEEHGGLTLEFRKEMATLTFKLTSEYDAMITKYLSENDA
- the fliF gene encoding flagellar basal-body MS-ring/collar protein FliF, translated to MPPFVNEYWTKLQGLWTDRTVSQRILIGGLTAAVIISFALMIYWMNKPDYRVLMTNLYPEDASRVVGMLQAQKEDYKLENNGTTIMVPADRVYELRLKVAGEGNLHGQGIGFEIFDEVQIGQTDFVQHVNYQRALQGELARTITEFPIVDKARVHLVIPQKSLFIEDQIPPSASIVLQLKGDGKLEPDEVQGIVNLVSMAVEGLEPKNITVTDMKGHPLYTPEDESTGLAMSNAQLEHKADVEGKLQRRILELLGPAVGPEKVIARVNADLDFSQRTLRKESFDPNSAVVRSETRSEETTNGAANLAGGAPDTNFRGDGFTGTQTTQDSTRESRTTNFEIDKQEENIVAPVGELKRLTVAVIVDGTWQADANGNQVYVPRSAEEIDRIRTLIENAVGFDAQRGDTIEVSNISFGEPQLADGDSLMRTMLEYAQRLGKPFLNGLLIFLFLILVVRPVVMALIRPRVAEQEIEEMAGLPGSERLALEEDEMDEEALDASRRLENAKNHAIQLSDENIDQAVHLLKTWLTQEA
- the flgC gene encoding flagellar basal body rod protein FlgC, coding for MDIMTALDIGASGLSAQRAQLNVISMNMANIRTTKTAAGGPYQRKSVSFEATPVYSPFDQAMQDQLNRNLEGVKVLGVIRDERPFKQVYDPNHPDANDQGYVFYPDINVVEEMANMMQAMRGYESNVQTIESAKRMFQKALTIGQ
- the flgB gene encoding flagellar basal body rod protein FlgB — its product is MRGLFEHHLNLTAKVMDLRLQRQNIVTGNIANVNTPGYRARRLEFEGQLQAALNQDALGKMTRTKQDHLPSTFDPDGFKGQGLDDFRAREIYGQDEVNLEKEMATNTKNTMMYNALASVIKKSFDGMGKVIQDGSK
- a CDS encoding tetratricopeptide repeat protein translates to MSGHLDYEINKELGECYLFMGELDKAEEYYKKAVSSNGVHPDPYLGLATVAVQRGDLEDAELMYKKAHKIEPSDKSLSGIALIRMENNDREKAFSLFVEAIEMNPENMVALFSLIRLGHELERIGEIIPHLENYLEIDPAKHEVRYSLAGCLACVGQKDVAVTQLETILEKDPENGPAKEMLEQFRS